The following coding sequences are from one Streptomyces sp. NBC_00536 window:
- a CDS encoding FecCD family ABC transporter permease: MPRRPAAPRRRVRADRRRTPLVLVLLTLALAAGAVAGLALGPVRIAPGQVLDIVIAGPRPGAFASIVWDVRMPRVLLAAVVGAGLAVTGAVLQALVRNQLADPFLLGASSGASAGAVAVIVLGLGAGLATSVTLPVAAFAGSLGALVTVYALARRGGAMTTGRLILAGVAVQYVLSALTSLALVLAARAEQVRSILFWTLGGLGGARWDELALPAAVLAVGTVLLLGLARPLDLLLAGEEDARTLGLDTGRFRAAAFVLASLVIGVLVAFSGAIGFVGLMVPHAARMVVGAGHRALLPVAALGGAVFLLLADLVARTAAAPEEIPVGVVTALVGGPFFLWMLRRSGRTEGVAG; encoded by the coding sequence ATCCCTCGCCGGCCAGCTGCACCCCGACGCCGCGTGAGGGCGGACCGCCGCCGGACCCCGCTCGTCCTCGTCCTCCTCACCCTCGCGCTCGCCGCCGGGGCGGTGGCGGGCCTGGCGCTGGGTCCCGTACGGATCGCCCCCGGCCAGGTGCTGGACATCGTCATCGCGGGGCCGCGCCCCGGAGCGTTCGCCTCCATCGTGTGGGACGTCCGGATGCCGCGCGTGCTGCTCGCGGCCGTGGTCGGAGCCGGGCTGGCTGTGACGGGCGCCGTGCTGCAGGCCCTCGTACGCAACCAGCTGGCTGATCCGTTCCTGCTCGGCGCGTCCTCCGGCGCTTCGGCGGGCGCCGTGGCCGTCATCGTGCTCGGCCTCGGCGCGGGCCTCGCGACCAGCGTCACCCTGCCCGTCGCCGCGTTCGCCGGGTCGCTCGGCGCCCTGGTCACGGTGTACGCCCTCGCCCGGCGCGGCGGCGCCATGACGACCGGGCGGCTGATCCTGGCCGGGGTCGCCGTCCAGTACGTGCTGTCCGCGCTGACCAGCCTGGCGCTGGTCCTCGCCGCCCGGGCCGAACAGGTCCGCTCCATCCTCTTCTGGACGCTCGGCGGCCTCGGCGGGGCCCGCTGGGACGAACTGGCCCTGCCCGCCGCCGTCCTGGCCGTGGGGACCGTGTTGCTGCTCGGCCTCGCCCGGCCCCTGGACCTGCTGCTCGCCGGGGAGGAGGACGCGCGCACCCTCGGGCTCGACACCGGCCGGTTCCGGGCCGCCGCCTTCGTGCTGGCCTCCCTCGTCATCGGGGTGCTGGTCGCCTTCAGCGGTGCGATCGGTTTCGTCGGGCTGATGGTTCCCCATGCCGCCCGGATGGTCGTCGGAGCCGGGCACCGGGCGCTGCTGCCGGTGGCCGCGCTGGGCGGGGCCGTGTTCCTGCTGCTGGCCGACCTGGTCGCCCGTACCGCCGCCGCGCCCGAGGAGATCCCGGTCGGCGTCGTCACCGCGCTGGTCGGCGGGCCGTTCTTCCTGTGGATGCTGCGGCGCTCCGGCCGTACCGAGGGGGTGGCCGGATGA
- a CDS encoding ABC transporter ATP-binding protein — translation MSPSESAPALELRAEAVRYEVDGHTLLHGVDLAARPGETVGVVGPNGSGKTTLLRCVHGTLRPTAGRVVLDGVDAASLGVKQRARRIAVVPQDASGTFGLTVREVVAMGRSPHKRFWEQDGPGDARRVAAALETVGAGELAERRFDELSGGERQRALVARALVQDTGLLALDEPTNHLDIRYQLDILGLVRGLSATALLVLHDLNLAATFCDRLYVLKAGRAVASGTPEEVLTEELLAEVYGVRTRISAHPTTGAPNIVYLP, via the coding sequence ATGAGCCCGTCGGAGTCGGCACCGGCGTTGGAACTGCGCGCCGAGGCCGTACGTTACGAGGTCGACGGGCACACCCTGCTGCACGGCGTCGACCTCGCCGCCCGCCCCGGCGAGACGGTCGGCGTGGTCGGTCCGAACGGCAGCGGCAAGACCACCCTGCTGCGCTGCGTCCACGGCACCCTGCGGCCCACCGCCGGGCGGGTGGTGCTGGACGGCGTGGACGCGGCCTCGCTGGGCGTCAAGCAGCGGGCGCGCCGGATCGCGGTCGTACCGCAGGACGCGAGCGGCACCTTCGGGCTGACCGTGCGCGAGGTGGTGGCCATGGGGCGCAGTCCGCACAAACGGTTCTGGGAACAGGACGGTCCGGGCGATGCACGGCGCGTCGCCGCCGCACTGGAGACGGTCGGCGCCGGGGAACTGGCCGAGCGCCGCTTCGACGAACTGTCCGGCGGCGAGCGCCAGCGCGCGCTGGTGGCCCGCGCCCTCGTCCAGGACACCGGCCTGCTCGCCCTCGACGAGCCGACCAATCACCTGGACATCCGCTACCAACTCGACATCCTCGGCCTGGTCCGGGGCCTGTCCGCCACGGCCCTGCTGGTCCTGCACGACCTCAACCTCGCCGCGACCTTCTGCGACCGCCTGTACGTCCTGAAGGCGGGCCGGGCGGTGGCCTCCGGGACGCCGGAGGAGGTCCTGACGGAAGAACTGCTGGCCGAGGTGTACGGCGTGCGCACGCGGATCTCCGCCCATCCCACCACGGGCGCGCCGAACATCGTCTACCTGCCCTGA
- a CDS encoding VOC family protein, with amino-acid sequence MSVELNHTIIHSRNNRESAEFLAHVLGLEVGPEWGPFVPVDTANGVQLDFATVPSGTVTPQHYAFLISEEEFDASFARIRAAGVTYFADPMQKQPGEINHNDGGRGLYFLDPSGHGMEIITRPYGSGATPE; translated from the coding sequence ATGTCAGTCGAGTTGAACCACACGATCATCCATTCCCGGAACAACCGGGAGTCGGCCGAATTCCTGGCGCACGTCCTCGGTCTCGAAGTCGGCCCCGAGTGGGGGCCGTTCGTCCCCGTCGACACCGCCAACGGCGTCCAGCTGGACTTCGCCACCGTGCCGTCCGGTACCGTCACCCCGCAGCACTACGCCTTCCTCATCTCCGAGGAGGAGTTTGACGCGTCGTTCGCGCGGATCCGGGCGGCGGGCGTCACGTACTTCGCCGATCCCATGCAGAAGCAGCCCGGCGAGATCAACCACAACGACGGGGGCCGGGGCCTGTACTTCCTGGACCCGTCCGGGCACGGCATGGAGATCATCACCCGGCCGTACGGCAGCGGCGCGACCCCGGAATAG
- a CDS encoding N,N-dimethylformamidase beta subunit family domain-containing protein yields the protein MDQQHRAGDGEGAGRRRFLAIATGAATVAGLGAVAGCADGSGSADGPGAGHPSSGGPKPSGSGSAAPGGPAGPHGFDVKAENARPGNADWAVAKAGPARAIEGFADRVSVLPGESFGLHVSTTAPRFTVSAYRMGWYGGARARLVWRSQAITGARQPEAAVEQGTRMVRARWARTTTVETKDWPEGSYLLRLDAQGGEGQRFVPVTVRSAATGGRTVIVNAVATWQAYNKWGGYSSYDGPSGGFASRSLSVTFDRPYEYDDGAGLFLVYEAPLIALAERLGIPLAYTTTTDVAREKRLLEGAAAVVSLGHDEYWSPEQRAHITAARDAGSNIAILGANCCYRRIRLEASELGPDRTVVCYKTSYEQDPGFKRGHPATVDFRTAPGADPESSLLGVIYDGYPVDAPYVVTNPGHWLFEGTGVKPTDRFPHLVGVEYDKVSTGFPTPRPIEILAHSPVVCEGRPSHQDTAYYTTPSGAGVFATGTMRWVEALDAKGDGRSGANHGLDERAGALTTRVTENLLRVFAAGPAGRTHPAQDNVKTVYGGS from the coding sequence ATGGATCAACAGCACAGGGCAGGGGACGGCGAAGGAGCGGGCAGGCGGCGTTTCCTCGCGATCGCGACGGGTGCGGCCACCGTGGCCGGGCTGGGCGCCGTGGCAGGCTGCGCGGACGGGTCGGGCTCCGCCGACGGCCCGGGCGCGGGCCACCCGTCGAGCGGTGGCCCGAAGCCGTCCGGATCCGGTTCCGCCGCGCCCGGCGGTCCGGCCGGGCCGCACGGCTTCGACGTCAAGGCCGAGAACGCACGACCGGGCAACGCCGACTGGGCCGTGGCCAAGGCGGGACCCGCGCGGGCGATCGAGGGTTTCGCCGACCGGGTGAGCGTCCTGCCGGGCGAGTCCTTCGGGCTCCACGTCTCCACCACCGCGCCCCGGTTCACCGTCTCCGCCTACCGGATGGGCTGGTACGGCGGGGCGCGGGCCCGCCTGGTGTGGCGGTCGCAGGCGATCACCGGTGCCCGGCAGCCCGAGGCGGCGGTGGAGCAGGGGACCCGGATGGTGCGGGCCCGGTGGGCGCGCACCACCACCGTGGAGACGAAGGACTGGCCGGAGGGCAGCTACCTGCTGCGCCTGGACGCGCAGGGCGGCGAGGGCCAGCGGTTCGTCCCGGTCACCGTGCGGTCGGCGGCGACCGGGGGCCGTACCGTCATCGTCAACGCGGTGGCGACCTGGCAGGCGTACAACAAGTGGGGTGGATACAGCAGTTACGACGGCCCGAGCGGCGGCTTCGCCTCGCGGTCCCTGTCGGTGACCTTCGACCGGCCGTACGAGTACGACGACGGCGCGGGGCTGTTCCTGGTCTACGAGGCTCCGCTGATCGCGCTGGCCGAGCGGCTCGGCATACCCCTGGCCTACACCACGACCACCGACGTGGCGCGCGAGAAGCGGCTGCTGGAGGGGGCCGCCGCGGTCGTCTCGCTCGGGCACGACGAATACTGGTCGCCCGAGCAGCGCGCGCACATCACGGCCGCCCGGGACGCGGGGAGCAACATCGCGATACTCGGCGCGAACTGCTGCTACCGCCGCATCCGCCTGGAGGCGAGCGAGCTGGGACCGGACCGTACGGTCGTCTGCTACAAGACGTCCTACGAGCAGGACCCGGGCTTCAAGCGCGGTCATCCGGCGACCGTGGACTTCCGTACCGCCCCCGGGGCGGACCCGGAGAGTTCGCTGCTGGGCGTGATCTACGACGGCTACCCGGTGGACGCCCCGTACGTGGTGACCAACCCCGGCCACTGGCTCTTCGAGGGCACGGGCGTCAAGCCGACCGACCGGTTCCCGCACCTGGTGGGCGTGGAGTACGACAAGGTCTCCACCGGGTTCCCGACCCCCCGGCCGATCGAGATACTGGCCCACTCCCCCGTGGTGTGCGAGGGGCGGCCCAGTCACCAGGACACCGCCTACTACACGACGCCGAGCGGCGCCGGGGTCTTCGCGACCGGAACCATGCGCTGGGTCGAGGCCCTGGACGCGAAGGGCGACGGGCGCAGCGGCGCCAACCACGGGCTGGACGAGCGGGCGGGGGCGCTGACCACCCGGGTGACGGAGAACCTGCTGCGGGTGTTCGCCGCGGGCCCGGCCGGCCGGACGCACCCCGCGCAGGACAACGTCAAGACGGTGTACGGAGGTTCGTGA
- a CDS encoding polysaccharide lyase 8 family protein, which produces MTEVWSRRSFLSTAGGGAFLLGTPARRAAAEAAGDVHDGMRSVWRSLVLGGDLPTAAEPFRSRLAALGDQTAGWLGAMAPASGSLWPDLGFATDPEMLMQSYYRLRTMAEAYVRPGTGVTGSDTLRAGLLTGLDHLHARAYHAGQAPYGNWYCWQIGAPQALLDLCVLLYDQLSAAQLADFCAAVDHFVPDSAVGAYTGTSTGANRVDLCRVLAVRGVVGKQSAKIALARDALAPVFPYVTSGDGLYRDGSFIQHSWVPYSGTYGAVLLGGLGLLSGVLKGTPWALTDPGAQIVFDAVERAWAPFLFNGLIMDCVSGRAISRGLAAADVRQVRQDDHARGHAVLAGILLLGEGASAAERARWRALVKGWMARDYYSRPLADESLPLSSLARLAEVEGDPAVLAAAEPVGHRLFGAMDRATHRRPDWAASLAMASRRITHYETGNGENLRGWHTGSGMLCWWGATYGNGQYADAFWPTVDPYRLPGTTVSRKVLADGAGGDWGASRPDAVWVGGSTDGEFASVGQHLRGLSSTLTARKSWFFLADTIVCLGAGIRATDGAVVETVVDNRNLGATGTHALTVGGTVQPTALGWSAVFPSPGWAHIAGFGGYVMSGAGTFKALREQRDGRWSDVNRGGSTSVLTRRYLTLWYDHGTDPTAGSYVHQILPGATAAQTSARAAAAGWLTVLANSEVAQGVHVPSLGFTGVNLWQAGTAGPVEAGGPCSVTIRERPDGTATVRVSDPTRTQTALTVVWHRPVTEVVTRSAGVVSAVPGAVLRLGFADLTQAAGATQEVVVRLG; this is translated from the coding sequence ATGACGGAAGTATGGAGTCGGCGTTCCTTCCTCTCCACCGCGGGCGGGGGTGCGTTCCTGCTCGGGACGCCTGCCAGGCGGGCGGCCGCCGAGGCAGCGGGGGACGTCCACGACGGCATGCGGTCGGTGTGGCGCTCTCTGGTCCTGGGCGGTGATCTGCCCACCGCGGCCGAGCCGTTCCGCTCCCGGCTGGCCGCGCTGGGTGACCAGACCGCGGGCTGGCTGGGGGCCATGGCCCCGGCCAGTGGTTCGCTCTGGCCCGATCTCGGGTTCGCCACCGATCCCGAGATGCTGATGCAGAGCTACTACCGGCTGCGGACGATGGCGGAGGCCTATGTCCGGCCAGGGACGGGGGTGACCGGATCGGACACCCTGCGCGCGGGCCTGCTCACGGGGCTCGACCATCTGCACGCGCGGGCCTACCACGCGGGTCAGGCGCCGTACGGCAATTGGTACTGCTGGCAGATCGGTGCGCCGCAGGCGCTGCTGGACCTGTGCGTCCTGCTGTACGACCAGCTGTCGGCGGCGCAGCTCGCCGATTTCTGCGCGGCCGTGGACCATTTCGTGCCGGACAGCGCGGTCGGCGCGTACACCGGGACGAGCACCGGTGCGAACCGGGTGGACCTGTGCCGGGTGCTGGCGGTGCGCGGGGTGGTCGGCAAGCAGTCGGCCAAGATCGCTCTGGCCCGGGACGCCCTCGCTCCGGTCTTCCCCTACGTCACCTCGGGGGACGGCCTGTACCGCGACGGGTCATTCATCCAGCACTCCTGGGTGCCGTATTCGGGCACCTACGGTGCGGTGCTCCTCGGTGGTCTGGGCCTGCTGTCGGGGGTACTCAAAGGGACGCCCTGGGCCCTCACCGATCCCGGTGCGCAGATCGTGTTCGACGCGGTGGAGCGGGCCTGGGCCCCGTTCCTTTTCAACGGTCTGATCATGGACTGTGTGTCCGGCCGGGCGATCAGCCGGGGCCTGGCCGCGGCGGACGTCCGCCAGGTCCGCCAGGACGACCACGCCCGGGGCCATGCCGTGCTCGCCGGGATACTGCTGCTCGGGGAGGGGGCGAGCGCGGCCGAGCGGGCCCGCTGGCGGGCGCTGGTGAAGGGCTGGATGGCGCGGGACTACTACAGCCGCCCGCTCGCGGACGAATCCCTGCCCCTGTCCTCGCTGGCCCGGCTGGCCGAGGTCGAGGGGGACCCGGCGGTCCTGGCCGCGGCCGAGCCGGTCGGCCACCGGCTGTTCGGTGCGATGGACCGGGCCACGCACCGGCGGCCCGACTGGGCGGCTTCCCTGGCCATGGCCTCGCGCCGGATCACCCACTACGAGACGGGCAACGGGGAGAACCTGCGCGGCTGGCACACCGGCAGCGGCATGCTCTGCTGGTGGGGTGCCACCTATGGGAACGGCCAGTACGCGGACGCCTTCTGGCCGACCGTGGACCCGTACCGGCTGCCGGGAACCACCGTCTCGCGCAAGGTGCTGGCCGATGGCGCGGGAGGCGACTGGGGGGCCTCCCGGCCGGACGCCGTGTGGGTGGGCGGTTCCACCGACGGGGAGTTCGCCTCGGTGGGCCAGCACCTGCGGGGCCTGTCCAGCACCCTCACGGCCCGCAAGTCCTGGTTCTTCCTGGCCGACACGATCGTGTGCCTGGGGGCGGGGATCCGGGCCACGGACGGCGCCGTGGTGGAGACGGTGGTCGACAACCGCAATCTCGGGGCCACCGGGACGCACGCGCTGACCGTCGGCGGCACCGTCCAGCCGACCGCCCTCGGCTGGTCGGCCGTCTTCCCTTCCCCCGGCTGGGCGCACATCGCGGGGTTCGGCGGGTACGTCATGTCGGGGGCGGGCACCTTCAAGGCCCTGCGGGAGCAGCGCGACGGACGGTGGAGCGATGTCAACCGGGGCGGTTCCACCAGCGTGCTGACCCGCCGCTATCTGACGCTCTGGTACGACCACGGCACCGATCCCACCGCGGGGTCGTATGTCCATCAGATACTCCCGGGCGCCACGGCGGCCCAGACCTCGGCGCGGGCCGCCGCCGCGGGCTGGCTGACGGTCCTGGCCAACTCGGAGGTGGCCCAGGGCGTGCATGTGCCGTCCCTGGGGTTCACCGGGGTCAACCTCTGGCAGGCCGGGACGGCCGGCCCGGTGGAGGCGGGCGGACCCTGTTCGGTGACCATCCGGGAGAGACCGGACGGGACGGCGACGGTCCGCGTCAGCGATCCGACCCGGACCCAGACCGCGCTGACCGTGGTGTGGCACCGGCCCGTCACCGAGGTGGTCACCCGGTCCGCCGGAGTGGTGTCGGCCGTCCCCGGCGCGGTGCTCCGGCTGGGATTCGCCGACCTCACCCAGGCGGCGGGGGCGACACAGGAGGTGGTGGTGCGCCTGGGCTGA
- a CDS encoding sugar phosphate isomerase/epimerase family protein: protein MTGAPARLSLNQETIRQWSVPELVTGCAAAGVTAVGLWRDPVRAFGVRETAKLVAEAGIRVSSLCRGGFFTAADPGGRAAALDDNRRAVAEAAELGADTLVLVSGGLPEGDRDLVGARQRIASILGELAPWAAAHGVRLGIEPLHPMFASDRCVVSTLGQALDLAEQFPAEQVGVVADAYHLWWDERLPAELRRAGAGGRIVSVQVADWVTPLPEGVLLGRGQLGDGSIDLRTFRELADAAGYRGPVEVEIFQPGLWARDGADVLREVIERYREHVE, encoded by the coding sequence GTGACGGGGGCCCCGGCCCGGCTGAGCCTCAATCAGGAGACGATCCGGCAATGGTCCGTGCCGGAGCTGGTGACCGGGTGCGCGGCCGCCGGAGTGACGGCCGTCGGGCTGTGGCGGGATCCGGTGCGGGCCTTCGGGGTGCGGGAGACCGCGAAGCTCGTCGCGGAGGCGGGGATCCGGGTCAGTTCGCTCTGCCGCGGCGGGTTCTTCACCGCCGCCGACCCCGGGGGGCGGGCGGCCGCGCTCGATGACAACCGCCGCGCCGTGGCGGAGGCGGCCGAGCTGGGCGCCGACACCTTGGTGCTGGTCTCGGGCGGGCTGCCGGAAGGGGACCGGGATCTGGTCGGGGCACGGCAGCGGATCGCCTCGATCCTGGGCGAGCTGGCCCCGTGGGCGGCGGCGCACGGGGTGCGCCTGGGGATCGAGCCGCTGCATCCGATGTTCGCGTCGGACCGGTGCGTGGTGTCCACCCTCGGCCAGGCGCTGGACCTCGCCGAGCAGTTCCCGGCCGAGCAGGTCGGGGTGGTGGCCGACGCCTACCACCTGTGGTGGGACGAGCGGCTCCCCGCGGAGCTGCGCAGGGCCGGTGCCGGCGGGCGGATCGTGTCCGTGCAGGTGGCGGACTGGGTCACCCCGCTCCCCGAGGGCGTGTTGCTGGGCCGTGGCCAGCTCGGCGACGGAAGCATCGACCTACGAACCTTCCGCGAGCTGGCCGACGCGGCCGGGTACCGGGGTCCGGTCGAGGTCGAGATCTTCCAGCCGGGCCTGTGGGCCCGGGACGGCGCGGACGTGCTGCGGGAGGTGATCGAGCGCTACCGCGAGCATGTCGAGTGA
- a CDS encoding dihydrodipicolinate synthase family protein — protein MSIRLPSADGGLRVHAPCRDPLPPLNFLPARSRRFYSAAHVVADPLAACAGARPVVDWDSTLSFRHRLWAQGLGVAEAMDTAQRGMGLDWPAAAELIRRSAVDALAVGGRIVCGAGTDQLPGGAHTLAAITAAYEEQLAHVEACGASAVLMASRALAAAARGPEDYLEVYGRLLGQSARPVVLHWLGPMFDPELTGYWGHHGLDDATDVFLKIIAEHPEKVDGVKVSLLDAGREVDLHRRLPAGVRCYTGDDYHYPELIAGDGEYASDALLGIFDPIAPLAARASVALDRDDPAAFRALLDPTVGLSRHLFAPPTRYYKTGVVFLAWLAGHQDHFTMVGGLQSARSLPHLATAYEQADQLGLFPDPERAERRMRRLLAVHGVAS, from the coding sequence GTGAGCATCAGGCTCCCCTCGGCGGACGGCGGGCTCCGCGTCCACGCACCGTGTCGCGATCCGTTGCCGCCGCTCAATTTCCTCCCGGCCCGCAGCCGCAGGTTCTACTCCGCCGCGCATGTGGTCGCCGATCCGCTGGCCGCCTGTGCCGGAGCCCGGCCCGTGGTCGACTGGGACAGCACGCTCTCCTTCCGGCACCGGTTGTGGGCGCAGGGCCTGGGCGTGGCCGAGGCGATGGACACCGCCCAGCGCGGGATGGGGCTGGACTGGCCCGCCGCGGCGGAGCTGATCCGCCGGTCCGCCGTTGACGCGCTGGCCGTGGGCGGCCGGATCGTCTGCGGCGCGGGTACCGACCAGCTCCCCGGCGGCGCGCACACCCTCGCCGCGATCACCGCCGCCTACGAGGAGCAGCTGGCGCACGTCGAGGCATGCGGTGCGTCGGCGGTGCTGATGGCCTCGCGGGCCCTGGCCGCCGCGGCCCGTGGTCCCGAGGACTATCTGGAGGTGTACGGGCGGCTGCTCGGCCAGAGCGCCCGGCCGGTGGTCCTGCACTGGCTGGGCCCGATGTTCGACCCCGAGCTGACCGGCTACTGGGGCCACCACGGCCTGGACGACGCCACCGATGTCTTCCTGAAGATCATCGCCGAGCATCCGGAGAAGGTGGACGGCGTCAAGGTGTCCCTGCTGGACGCCGGCCGCGAGGTGGACCTCCACCGTCGGCTCCCCGCCGGGGTGCGCTGCTACACGGGAGACGACTACCACTATCCGGAACTGATCGCGGGGGACGGGGAGTACGCGAGCGACGCCCTGCTCGGCATCTTCGATCCGATCGCACCACTGGCCGCCCGCGCGTCGGTGGCCCTGGACCGGGACGACCCCGCGGCTTTCCGGGCGCTGCTGGACCCCACGGTGGGTCTGTCGCGGCACCTGTTCGCCCCGCCGACCCGCTACTACAAGACCGGGGTGGTGTTCCTGGCCTGGCTGGCCGGTCACCAGGACCATTTCACGATGGTGGGCGGGCTCCAGTCGGCCCGCTCGCTCCCCCATCTCGCCACCGCGTACGAACAGGCCGATCAGCTCGGCCTGTTCCCCGACCCGGAGCGGGCGGAGCGGCGCATGCGACGCCTGCTGGCGGTTCACGGGGTGGCCTCGTGA
- a CDS encoding Gfo/Idh/MocA family protein: MERRTIKIAMNGVTGRMGYRQHLVRSLLALREQGGLDLGDGTVLWPEPVLVGRREAALRALAERHGLEHVSTDLASVLADPEVEIYFDAQVTSAREAALARAIAAGKHVYCEKPTALTFESSLRLARLAAAAGVRHGVVQDKLFLPGLLKLKRLIDGGFFGEILSVRGEFGYWVFEGDWQPAQRPSWNYRSQDGGGIVADMFPHWEYLLHELFGRVRTVQALTRTHIGRRWNEDGKPYDATADDAAYGIFELEGGAVAQINSSWAVRVHRDELVEFQVDGTHGSAVAGLRDCRVQHRAMTPKPVWNPDLPQTEPFRAQWQQVPDNTPWDNGFKAQWELFLRHVVRGDPWQWDLLAGARGVQLADLGLRSSAEGRRLPVPEVTL; encoded by the coding sequence ATGGAACGCAGGACGATCAAGATCGCCATGAACGGCGTGACGGGGCGGATGGGGTACCGGCAGCATCTGGTCCGCTCCCTGCTCGCGCTGCGCGAGCAGGGAGGCCTGGACCTGGGCGACGGCACCGTGCTCTGGCCCGAGCCGGTGCTGGTGGGCCGCCGCGAGGCGGCGCTCCGGGCCCTCGCCGAGCGACACGGCCTGGAGCACGTGAGCACCGACCTCGCGTCGGTCCTCGCCGACCCCGAGGTGGAGATCTACTTCGACGCCCAGGTCACCAGCGCCCGCGAAGCCGCCCTCGCCCGGGCCATCGCCGCGGGCAAGCACGTGTACTGCGAGAAGCCGACCGCCCTCACCTTCGAGTCCTCGCTGCGCCTCGCCCGGCTCGCCGCGGCCGCCGGGGTCAGACACGGGGTGGTCCAGGACAAGCTCTTCCTGCCCGGGCTGCTGAAGCTGAAGCGGCTGATCGACGGTGGGTTCTTCGGCGAGATCCTCTCGGTCCGGGGCGAGTTCGGCTACTGGGTCTTCGAGGGGGACTGGCAGCCCGCCCAGCGGCCCTCCTGGAACTACCGGTCGCAGGACGGCGGCGGAATCGTGGCCGACATGTTCCCCCACTGGGAGTACCTGCTGCACGAGCTGTTCGGCCGGGTCCGCACGGTGCAGGCGCTCACCCGCACGCACATCGGCCGCCGCTGGAACGAGGACGGCAAGCCGTATGACGCCACGGCGGACGACGCGGCCTACGGGATCTTCGAGCTGGAGGGCGGCGCCGTCGCCCAGATCAACTCCTCGTGGGCGGTGCGGGTCCACCGGGACGAGCTGGTGGAGTTCCAGGTCGACGGCACGCACGGATCGGCAGTCGCCGGACTGCGCGACTGCCGCGTCCAGCACCGCGCCATGACCCCCAAGCCCGTCTGGAATCCGGATCTGCCCCAGACCGAGCCGTTCCGCGCCCAGTGGCAGCAGGTCCCGGACAACACCCCCTGGGACAACGGGTTCAAGGCGCAGTGGGAGTTGTTCCTGAGACACGTGGTGCGGGGCGATCCCTGGCAGTGGGACCTCCTCGCCGGCGCCCGTGGGGTACAGCTGGCCGATCTGGGCCTGCGCTCCTCGGCCGAGGGCAGGCGGCTGCCGGTTCCGGAGGTGACGCTGTGA
- a CDS encoding LacI family DNA-binding transcriptional regulator, whose amino-acid sequence MAVTLAEVAEQAGVSPATVSRVLNGGYPVAGGTRTRVERAIEELGYVANGPARALAAATSDLVGVLVHDVADSYFGILAGSLQSALGPESGHPGSRRLAVVCNTEGDPAAELAYLTLLEGQRAGGVVLTGGAVEEPAHTAALTARVTRIATTGVPVVLCGRPPLPVPAALPVATVMFDDHGGAFRLAEHLLTLGHRRIAYVAGPPGLSTTRERLAGHRAALHRQDPALTEACAPLTVHASFDRSAGYDATRELLRRGASFTAVVAANDTVATGVAAALREEGIRIPEDVSVAGFDDLPFCVDTAPALTTVRVPLREAGALAAQLVTGRRLPPPGGITTLPTELMVRGSTAPPPAGSRP is encoded by the coding sequence ATGGCGGTGACTCTGGCAGAGGTCGCGGAGCAGGCGGGCGTGTCGCCCGCGACGGTCTCGCGCGTACTCAACGGCGGCTACCCCGTGGCCGGGGGGACCCGGACCCGCGTGGAGCGGGCGATCGAGGAACTCGGCTATGTGGCCAACGGTCCGGCGCGCGCCCTCGCGGCAGCCACCTCCGACCTCGTCGGCGTCCTCGTCCACGACGTGGCCGACAGCTACTTCGGGATCCTCGCCGGATCCCTGCAGAGCGCGCTCGGCCCGGAGAGCGGCCACCCCGGGAGCCGCCGCCTCGCCGTGGTCTGCAACACCGAAGGCGACCCCGCGGCCGAACTGGCCTATCTGACCCTGCTGGAAGGCCAGCGCGCCGGTGGCGTCGTGCTCACCGGCGGCGCGGTGGAAGAGCCCGCCCACACCGCCGCGCTGACCGCTCGCGTCACCCGGATCGCCACCACCGGCGTCCCGGTCGTGCTGTGCGGCCGCCCCCCGCTGCCCGTCCCGGCCGCACTGCCGGTCGCCACCGTCATGTTCGACGACCACGGAGGCGCGTTCCGCCTGGCGGAACACCTCCTGACCCTGGGGCACCGCCGGATCGCCTATGTCGCCGGACCGCCCGGGCTGAGCACCACCCGTGAGCGGCTCGCCGGCCACCGCGCCGCCCTGCACCGGCAGGATCCCGCCCTGACCGAGGCCTGCGCCCCCCTGACCGTCCATGCGAGCTTCGACCGCTCCGCCGGTTATGACGCCACCCGCGAACTGCTCCGCCGCGGCGCGTCGTTCACCGCGGTCGTCGCCGCCAACGACACGGTCGCGACCGGGGTCGCCGCGGCCCTGCGGGAAGAGGGGATACGGATCCCCGAAGACGTGTCCGTCGCGGGCTTCGACGATCTGCCCTTCTGCGTGGACACAGCCCCCGCCCTCACCACCGTGCGGGTGCCGCTGCGCGAAGCGGGCGCGCTCGCCGCGCAGTTGGTCACAGGACGCCGACTGCCCCCGCCCGGCGGCATCACCACCCTGCCCACCGAACTGATGGTGCGCGGTTCCACCGCACCCCCACCCGCCGGGAGCCGGCCATGA